A window of Heteronotia binoei isolate CCM8104 ecotype False Entrance Well chromosome 17, APGP_CSIRO_Hbin_v1, whole genome shotgun sequence genomic DNA:
taggcggttgcctaggctGCCAGCAGGGTAGAGTCGCCAAATtcagccttcccccccttccccctaggcAAACACCTACTTTGCCCACTCctcagcttcctcctccctcccttccccaccccaggtctatttcaatgcccggaaCCGTGGTTGAGTGCCTCTCCCGGGCTATCTAAAGGCaccccccctgccaatcagctgattggcgggtaaacCCATGTGGCGCTCACTGTCAGTGCCAGggacagccagcagcagcacaaaggaACCACGTCCTGAAAGGGCACTGCCGCTGCTCCCTCTTCCGCACTTCCTGGACACAGTTCCttcgtgctgctgctggcctgccccagcACTGACAGACAATGAACGCCGCACtgatcagctgactggcaggggggACGTCTTTAGATAGCAGGGGAGCGGTGGTGCATTCCAGACATTGAAacagacctggggtggggaagggaggaaggaagaggcgcGGGGGTGAGAGGAAGATGCGGGGGGAGCTGTGGAGGGAGTGGCAGGCTGCGAGTCTGTGCCCTCGGGCCGGTGCTGGCCTCATGTATACTTTTACCTGAGTCCACCATGGAGACACAGCATCTTTCCTCTGAAGAAGAACATCCTGTccactccacccccaccctggtcACTAATGCTTTCCCTCTGAAGCACGAACTGGGGTCCCCTTCAAATCCCACAGGAAGGATACATGGAGTTGCTGAGCTCTTCCAACTGCAAATAGAAAGGAGAAAACTATCAACAAAAGCAAGCAACTTCAGAACCAGCTAAATTAGAGTTGTCAAATCTTCCTTGTGAAATTacaggagatttgggggctgaactgaagaagaagttcaacagggatgtgatgcaataaagtccaacttccaaaacaaccattttctccaagggaaatgatctctgtagtctggaggtcagttgtaattctgggagaaatccaggctccacctggaggttggcagctctaagTCAAAGTAAAAAACTTCCTCAATAACTAAGGACTGGGAGGGGACAACTGTGCAGATGGAAGCCAAGTGCCAAACaagttcaagaagaagaagactgcagatttataccccgcctttctctctgaatcagaggctcagagtggcttacaatctcctttatcttcttcctccacaacaggcaccctgtgaaatgggtggggctgagagaggactCTCCAGTCTTGAGTATCAATGAAGGAAAACTCAGGGGCTAAAAGAAGGCATTTTGCACAGGCAAAGAACCATATTCCACAGATGGTGGCAAAATCATGTAATTTCACTAACTTTAAAACTTGGTAGGAAAACCACAGGGTTTAACCAAAAAAGTGGCCTTGGCAGGGGATCTCTAGGGAGGAAACATCATAAATGAGGCCACATCAGGGATGGGGGAGGACCTTATCCACATTAACACTAACCTGGCCTCCATTAGAGGCACTCATGGCAAAATCTGTCTCAGTGGGCAGGTGAGCTATCACTTGCAAGTATACCCTCAACAAAAGCTGACTGCTGCTGGTCATGAAATATTCAAAAACATTCCAACTGCTTAGGAAGATTAACGTTAAATCTCAAATACTTCAGGTCAACTAGCTATATATATTTCTAGAACAGCTTGGGTAAAATTTGCAACTCATTTTTCTGGCTGAAAGAGAAGATGGGAGAGAGGAAGAACAAGCGGAAAAGGAAGGGCCAAGATCCTTGGCAGCTCTTACGTTTGTCAGTAGCTGATCCAGATTCCTGTCAGCCACAGTTTTCTTCTGGTCCTCAGAGAGCTCCTCCACATAGACATCCAAGCTGAAGTGCAGACGGGCCAACTTTTCCTGCATCTCCCGAACGTGCTCCAATTGTTCGAAAGAACATTCCTTTCCTGTGCCAGTCCGGATGAAGAACATGGGCGTTACCCTATGCAGCCTCCAGAAGATTCTAAAACCAACCTCTAGCTTTGCTTCCCTCACAAGCAAAGTATAATCCTGGTGAGAAATGCAATTCCCAGTAGTGACCTTTGGACCTTTTTGTACTAATTTCCCTGATTCAAAATGGCAATTTTGCATCAGCGTTTAAAAAGTGTTTTCTGCCATTCAGTAAAGCAGAGTAGCAGGAACACTAAAAACAGGTCCACTTCAAAACCCATGCACTGAACAGAGAACCAGCAATTGATTTTGTATTACAGTTGTTTAATAGACAGTAAATTAAACAGATCTCATCACATGAGACAGGGGCTAGaaaatgtcaagtctgtctgtaactctggctcaatcaaagagcattctgggtagaaccaaagtatattcaaatgctgctagctcatgtctttcctacccctccctccctgttgtgagtgtccttgctttgaaatggaaagatgtgaaagtcttatctgtgccttctcaggcctggctctcggaagggagtcaggagcccactacgatcaaggccatgcaagcctgagaacaaattggtaacatcaatgtgtgaacgttccctgcataatcctccccccttaggaatccctttgaagtgtcccttatatgcaatgtatctacagtttattctttagtcttttcaatgctgacctagcctcaagtatcagtatcaataaagtagtttctttgtatcaacaacaactcgttattgaatctgccgacttgacattttgaaaagactcccGATCTGAAGCTCAACCGTCCTGGCACCTTTGTAAccagatggctgaaaagattccggGAGACGGGGAGCTTCCCTACGAGGAAGGGGAGCAGGAGGCGCCTTGGCATGTCTTGGACACCAGGAGAGTGGCTGCCTCCCctccgcagttccagctggtgatcACCCCCCGGCAATACCACCAGCGGACCTCGACCACCACCATGGACGAGGCACTGATCCGCTGAGATgccatcatgacccgccacatgaGGAGGGTGCAGATGGCCGAACCAGAACCCATCAACCCAAGCACCCTCAAGCCGGGTGAGGTGGACAGCATCATCATCGTCCAGGTACCAGAGGACGACCCTGAgtatgccgggggggggggagaagaagaaccACTGCCTAAAGACATGCCCGAGGAGGACGCTCGCATGTTCCGAGCAATGGTTCACAAAGAGGTCGATGGGGCGATCAAGGGGCTGAAGGAGGAGATGCAAGCGATGACCGCTCAATTCTCCCGTGCCTTGGGATTGGGCGGACCCCGGAGACCCCCTCCGGCCCCAAAGCCCCGGGCTCCTACCGCCCTGCTGCTGGCAGCTCCCCATGCGAGAGGGCCGGTGCCAAGACCAGCGGGCCCTGCCGCCCTGAGAGACGGGGGGCAAGGGAGAGAGCTGGAAGCCACTTTTGACAGGGATCCAGAAGAGGTGGACTACTTCGCCATCCAAGCGAACAGTTATATGTACTACTGGGGAAATACGTTCCCCGATgagttcagcagagtggattattTGGGCTTGAAGCTGAGAGGGGCTGCGAAGAGATGGTACATGAGTCTAtacgaggccatgagccccgAACTGGACTATGTGCAAACCTTCCTCCAGGCTCTGATGGCTCAATACGAAGACCCTCTCCAAGAGATGCGTGCAGCAAGGgtcccgatccatccgggagtatgcTGCAGAGTTCCAGGCGAATGCGGCAAAGGTCCGGGGATGGAGCGAGctaatgaagatcgagcacttcacccgggGCCTGAACGCCagtatcctggatcgggccctcacccaagccaggCCCACCACCCTAGTGGGATGGATACAACTGGCAGGGGAGGTCGAGACTAACATGGAACGGGTGGCGATGCAGCGCCTGCACCAGTCAGGGAAGAGCCAACAGAAACCTGCCCCCCCAAAATTCGAGCCGAAGAAGGCCACCGGGggaggaggagcagctgcggggtcCCGCAAATGCTTCAGGTGCGGCGACCCGAACCACTTGGCCTCCAGCTGCCCGAACCCCCCTCTTCCCAAGGTCCCGCAAGGGGGGACGAAGTCCAACGCTCCGACCCCTAAGAAGCcggccagccgccctaaggaagcggtgaaAACCAGGGTTGCCTTGGCCGAGGAGCCGGACGAGGAGGTGCTGCTGTCTGCGGAACTGGGAGATTTGGCCTgggcatccgagccggcaggaaacgagaccgacctgctttgaagggtgccagccagcaggtcgagcCGGAAGAGGCACCAGTGAGGATGAGAGTAACGGGACGTTTGTATTTTGTAAcagtgaaactgctgaaccctaacctgaaaaggttcatgcaggtcCAGGCCTTAATAGACTCGGGATGCAATCGAGAACTGATATCCCCCAAAATAGTTGAAGCGCTGGGGCTCAAGAGCACACCACTACCCTGCCCCATgcagtttgaacaaatggatgggtcagtgatgtgAGGGGAACCCTGTAAACTAGAGACCCAGCCCTTCCTGATGGGGATTGAGGagcactgggaccaggagtcTTTCGTTATTGCCCCATCGTACTCCTATCCAGTGGTCCTGGGGGTGGGATGGCTAGAGAAGCACGAGCCCCGCATTAGGTGGGGAGCGCAGACCATCAGGTTTGGAGAACCCCTCTGTGCAAGGCACCTGTGGGATCCAGCCTGGGGCCCACGAGCTCCAGTAGCCAAGGAACGGGTGTGCATGTCTGTAGAGGAGGTTCACGCCGTCCCGAAAGCCTATCGGGATCTGATGGGGGTGTTTTGTGAGCAGGGAGCCAACCAGCTACCCCTCCCACcaggacacggactgtgccatagagctaATTCCGGGGGAAATCCTGCCCCGAGCAAAACTGTACCCTATGGGATGGGCAGAGAAGAAGGAGCTCCGGAAGTTCCTAGACCAGAACTTGGAGAGGGGTTTCATTAGACCGGCTATGGCCCCCCATGCTGCCCTGGTcctatttaggaagaagaaggatggcttgcTTAGACTGCATggactttcgcgggataaatgctATTTCCACCTCCAACACCTACCCCATCCCCTTCATCCGGGACTTGTTGAGCACGATATCGGGGGGCAAGATCTTTACCAAATTGGACTTGAGGGACACGTACTTCTGAGTgcacatcaaggagggggacgaatggaagacagcgttcaatatgcccatgggacagttcgagtatctggtcatgcccttcggactgcagggggccccgggggtgttcatgaactttattaatgatgtACTCAGAAagtttttgtacaagggggtggtggtttacctggatgacatcattattcaCTCGCAGGacgaacagtcccatgtgaaacttgtgagggaggtgctcagcaccctgctAGAGCATCAACtctatgccaaactgtctaagtgCGAATTCCACCAGACCGAGCTAGACTATTTGGGGTTCCGTGTGTCAGAAAAGAGactggcgatggacccagccaaagtgcAGGCGGTCTTAGAATGGGttcccctgaggacacgtagacagctctaatcattcctcgggttcgcaaatttctataggccCTTCATAGAAGGGTTCGCCCAAATCGCCCTCCCTTTAACAGAGCTCCTAAAGACGAAAGGGAAGGGCACGAGGCCAAGCGGCCAGGAGCCCGAAAAAATTGGACCCTGAAGTGCCAAGCGGCCTTCGACAAATTAAAGCGTCTGTTCACAAGCAAACCGGTCTTGAGCCACCCCGATGAGCAGCgggccttcattgtgcaatgcgacgcctccgacgtggccgtcggcgccattctcatgcagaaagatgagggggGGAAGTTGAGGccgtgcgcctacatctcccggAAGTTCTCGGGagagcagaggaattggtcagtgtgggacaaagaggcttttgcggtGATGTTCGCCCTAAAAACGTggcggtcctggttggagggggcgaaagtgccatttgaaatctggacggaccacaaaaacctcgaagccctcacgGGGAAACGAAaactgagtgaaaagcaaatccggtgggtgggattcttctccaaattcgatttcaccttGCGGTACATACCGGAGGCTAAAAACTTCTTAGCGGACACCCTCTCGCGTCTCCCgcaacacgagagccagagggaggaaatagtagaagatgaagaagaagatattggatttatatcccgccctccactccgaagagtctcagagcggctcacaatctcctttaccttcctaccccacaacagacaccctgtgaggtgggtggggctggagagggctctcacagcagctgccatttcaaggacaacctctgccagagctatggctgacccaaggccattccagcaggtgcaagtggaggagtgggggatcaaacccggttctcccagataagagtccacacacttaaccactacaccaaactgcttagACTCCTTAGTTCCGCCCTCCCAAGTAGCAGCCATGGTCACCGCCCCATCGCAAAAGAAGAGGGAGTTGGAGGGGCTGAGCAAGGAAAAACTGGCTGCGGAgacagagggggaaggagaggaacgGCCTGATGGAGTGCAGAAGGGAAGAGACGGGTTGTGGTACAAAGGGGAAAAACTGTACGTCCCGAAAAGCTTAAGAGCAGAGGTGCTGCAGTTCTGTCACTCCAATAAGctggcggggcactttggctacgtgAAAACCCTGCATCTAATTAgtaggcagttttggtggccgtccctaaaaaAGGACGTGTCCGAGTACGTGGCTTCTTGCCCcatctgcatcatggccaaaagaCGGGGTGGGAAAACCCCAGGACTCCTCAAACCCTTAGAGACGGCGAAACgcccctggtcagtggtgtctatggatttcattgtggagctgcccccctcccatgggaagacagtgatcctggtggtggtagatacCTTCTCCAAACAGGCTCACTTTATTCCCTGTGCGCAATTGCCCACCGCAAAGAAATTGGCCGCACTGTTCTTCAACCACgactccactcattcccggacaaggtcattagcaaccgcgggccgcagttcgttgccaccttctggcgggagttctgtaaattggtGGGGATTGAGCAAGGCttgagctctgcctatcacccccagacggacagacagactgaGAGGGTAAACGGGgttctagagcagtacctacaaTGTTTTGTTAATCACCGACAGTCGGACTGGATCGACCTGCTCCCGTTCGCTGAATATGGGTATAATAATAGTGTGCACAGTTCTACCaaggcctcccccttctccacggtCTATGGGTATGAGAGAAAGCCCATGCTCCTATTGCCAGGAGGGGAACCCCCCTCGGAGCCTACCgcctttgagcaatggtggcagggGCCGAGTGGGAGCTGGAAGACGATTCAGGAGAATCTGGAAGCAGCTAAAGAAACCTACAAGAGGCAGAATGACAAGTCCCATGCTCCTGCATGGGATTTCAAGGTGGGAGACTCTGTATTTGTGTCAACTAAGAATCTGCCACTCAGCCAACCTTTGAGGAAACTAGCCTATAGGTTTCTggggccctttaagatcaaaagagtCATAAACCAGGTGACAGTGGAACTAAAGCTGCCAAAGGcacttagtaaaatacaccctgtatttcattgcagccttctccgTCGAGGGGCTTCGGCCTGGCATCCTCGAGCACCAGCCCCCCAGCCTGTGTTAATTGGAAACCAAAGACATCACgaggtccaagaaatcctggactctaaagtcaaaaGAGGGGTCCGGAATTACTTAGtaaaatggaaacacttcccagtcagcgaaaatgaatgggtggctgAGGAAAATATCTCAGCCCCAGACCTGATCAAAAGGTTCCATCAAAGATGTTCCAATGGGGCTGGGGAAgtggcttagggggggcagtatgtcaagtctgtctgtaactctggctcaatcaaagagcattctgggtagaaccaaagtatattcaaatgctgctagctcatgtctttcctacccctccctccctgtaagtgagtgtccttgctttgaaatgaaaagatgtgaaagtcttatctgtgccttctcaggcctggctctcagaagggagtcaggagcccactacgatcaaggccatgcaagcctgagaacaaattggtaacatcaattTGTGAATGTTctctgcataatcctccccccttaggaatccctttgaagtgtccttatatgcaatgtatctacagtttattttttagtcttttcaatgctggcctagcctcaagtatcagtatcaataaagtagtttctttgtatcaacaacgactcgttattgaatctgccgacttgacagaaAAGACTGGTCTGGGATTGGAAAGACTTGGGTTCATATGCTTGGTTAATCCATGAAGCTCAGCTAATCCTAGACCCAGCctcctttgcagggctgttgttgggAGTGGGGGATAGGAAAAGAACTTGAGCTACCTCAAGCTCCTTAGAATTAAGGGAAATATATAGATGTGATATCCAGGTAATTTTCTGTGAATTGCCaccacgaagctgccttatactaaactgaacccttggtccattaaggtcagtattgtctactcagactggcattggctctccagagtcttagagacaggtctttcacatcacctacctaccacctagtccttttaactagagatgccagggatcaaacctggcaGATGTCaagcatgtcaagcagatgctgttCTAGGCTAGGCTCCAGGCAGGTCCTGGGGAGGATCCCCTCGAATTACAGTTTattgccagactacagagatcagctcccctggagaaggatgctttggagtgtggactccacAGCAGTATATCCAACCAaggtccctgccctctccaggctccatccctacatctctaggagtttcccaacctggatctgggaaTTCCCCACCACCATCATCCACcggtggccagaggggacctggtaaccctatctatcactgagccacagctccttccaTGCTGGTAACCTTTCTGCTACAGTTTGATATTAATTTCACTTTTCCCCTTGCTTTGTCCCAAAAAAGGGCTCCAGATGGGCTGCCAGGTGCCTGTTTCTTTAAGAACATCCAAACAACGCCACTGGATGAGACCAAAGGCCACCAGGCTCAGGATTCTCTTTGCAAAAGCAATTGGACAGATATCTCCAGCAACTTCATTTAAACATGGGGGTTGTATTTAACTAGCAAGGCTCAGAGCTCCCAAACATATTTGCCCAGTCTGCTTTAAAAGCCACCTGTGCCGACGGCTGTCGACACATCTCGTGGCAGATGATGCCACCCACTTCCTTTCGTCTGCACCGAGTTGGCTAACAACCAGTTTTATTTTTAACCACCTAGTCTTGTTAgctgaactccagataacagacAGTAAGCtactcagggtcacccagcaagtggcCAGACTCAATGTCAGATCACTCAGAACAGACTCCACCAAACTGCCTTTTGAATTTCTGGGAGCTGTAACCTGCATGCATTGAAGTCACCTCATCTGACacccacaacaaccttgtgaaaagaagaccccccccccccaatccatagCCTCCTAGTGAGCTTCACAGCcaaacagggatttgaacccaatgCTCCTGTTTCTGATCCCATGCTCTGCCAATGACAACACACTGGCCAGGAAGGCCATCAGCTCCACACACACATCTGATGGTCCCGCCCTTGAAGAACTTACCAAATGCCTGCAGTTTCCCCGAATGAAAGTCGTTCAGCAGGTTCAAGAGCCCCCCCTCCATTTCATAGACATCTGAGACATCAGTCAGGAAAGAGTGCTGCAGAGGGGCGCCCACCGTAGTCCCGGTGCTGCCTGCAGGCTGTGGGGCTCGGGGCTTCTCTTTGTTTGCTCTGCAACAGACACAAAGGACAATAAGGTAAA
This region includes:
- the CCDC28B gene encoding coiled-coil domain-containing protein 28B, with amino-acid sequence MEEKKKKRSPKAHLSQPVPSSALRKLPVPASKSTSFSLGMPHLPSPKQRAKFKRANKEKPRAPQPAGSTGTTVGAPLQHSFLTDVSDVYEMEGGLLNLLNDFHSGKLQAFGKECSFEQLEHVREMQEKLARLHFSLDVYVEELSEDQKKTVADRNLDQLLTNLEELSNSIQKLHLAENPDLEDTSTA